From the Candidatus Omnitrophota bacterium genome, the window ACCGTCGCGCATCTCTTGGATGATCAGGGTATCATTAGGCGGTCCACGGATACCAAATTGATCGGCGAGAAAACTCTGGCCATAAGGATAGCCGATGCGCTTGTCGGCAAGGAATTTCATGGCATTGAGAAAAGGGTCAGGACCAATGGGCTGGTATATGCCAAGACCGTGCCGATCTTTAACGAAAAAAGATGTTACCCTTGCCACGGTTCGGATAAGGAAGTGTTGGGTGTGCTGCGGATCGCCATGGATTGGGAGCGCGTTATTAATGATCTGAAAAGTGTGCGGAACAGGAATATCCTGTTTGCCGTACTCGGGTTGTTCGCCCTGAACATCTTTACCGCGTTCTTTTTGATAAATACGATCATTAAACCCATCAAAGACCTGAAAGACGGGATGAAAAGGGCTTCCATAGGAGATTTTGTCCATCCTTTGGTCCCGGCGAATAGAGACGAGATCGGAGAGTTGACCAGGATGTTCAATAATATGAGCCGCGATCTGAACTTGTTGCTCAGTAAGGAGAAAAAACTGGCGGAAGAAGAAAAGGTCCGGGTGGAGCATTTGGCTGAAATGAACCTGGAATTGAATATGGGGATCGAAGAGCGTATGCGTAGTGAAGCGGAATTGCGCGCAATAACCCAGCGGCTTACGGATATAGTTGAATTTCTGCCGGATGCGACATTTGTCATTGATAAGGAGAAGAAGGTGATCGCCTGGAACCATGCGATGGAAGCGATGACCGGGATTAAAAAAGCCGATATGATCGGCAAAGGCGATTATGCCTATTCCGTGCCGTTTTACGGTATTCCCAGGAAGATCCTGATTGACATGGTCGACCTGCCGTTGAGCCAGATCGAGAAGGATTATAAGTCCATAGAGATAAGAAAGAATACTTTGTGCGCCGAAACGTATGTGCCTTTAATGCGCGGCGGCAAGGGGGCTTACCTGTGGGGTATCTCTGCTATGCTTTTTGACGCCCAGGGCAATAAAGCCGGGGCTATAGAATCGATCCGCGATATAACCGAGCGCAAAGAAATAGAGAAATCGCAAAGGCTGAGCCAGGTGGGAAAACTTGCGGCGAGCATGGCCCATGAGGTGAACAACCCGTTGATGATCATCTCGGGCCGGGCCCAGCTTTCCCTGATGGAAAATATCGCCAATGACGCGGTTAAGAGCAACCTTATGCTTATATTCCAGGAATGCCTCAGGGCAAAGGATATTACTCAGAGGCTGTTGAAATTCTCCCAGCCCAGCCGGGGGGTAATGAAGCCTATCGATTTGAACAAAAGCCTGGAAGAGATAGTGGTGATAATCGAGCATCAGTTCGGTTTGGACAACATAGCCATAAAAAGAGATTACGCCGCCACCCTGCCGTTGGTAAGAGGCGATGAAAAGCAGTTGCAGGAAGTTTTTATCAACCTGTTGAATAACGCCCACGAGGCGATGGAAGAGAACGGGACGATAGAATTGCGTACCAGGGTGGAAAATGATTTCGTAAAAATGGAATTCCGGGATACCGGGGCGGGTATGCCTGTTGAAGTGGTTTCCAAGCTTTTTGAGCCGTTCTTCAGCACAAAAGAAATGGGCACAGGCTTGGGGATTTCGGTAAGCTACAGTATTATAAAGGCGCATGGCGGCCAGATGATATTCGATAGCGCTCAGGGAAAAGGCACGACCGTTATCCTGCTTATACCGATATACAAAGGCGCGTAAAGGTCGCAATCTCTGTCGATCAATGGAAAAATTTGACGTTATAATAATCGGCGCAGGGGCTTCAGGGATCGCCGCCGCGATCAGCGCAAAAAAACGCGGCTCCTCAGTTATTGTGTGTGAGCGCCTGGCGTCTATGGGCAAGAAGATACTGGCTTCCGGGGGAGGCAGGTGTAACCTGCTCAACGAGGAGCTGGATGAGACTAAATATAATCCCGGTTCGCGGGAACTGGTCAAGTCAATCCTGGGCCAATACGGCAGGGACGAAATAAAAAAATTCTTCGCCGGTCTCGGCCTTTTTTTATCATCCGAAAACAACCGTGTTTTTCCCGCCACTAACCAGTCAGCTTCTGTTTTAAGGGTGTTGGAGCTGGAATTGCGGCGATTATCCATTTCGGTTGAGTTTAATTTCGAGGCGTGCGATATACGCGGCGCGGGCGTTGGGTTTACGGTGATATCCCGGGCAGGCAAGAAGCTGCAATGTTCCAGGCTTATTTTGGCTTGCGGGGGGATGTCTTATCCGGCATTGGGTTCCAACGGCGGATGCTATAAACTGGCCGAAAATTACGGGCATAAGATCATTGAGTGTGTTCCGGTTTGCGTGCCTTTGCTGGTAAAAGACCCGTTTTGTCATTTACTTCAAGGGCAAAAGGTCTCTGTTACGGCCCGCTCTGTGGTTGATGGAGAAACAAGATCGGAGTCAAAAGGCGATGTATTGTTCACCAAATACGGGTTATCCGGAACAGCGGTCCTGGATGTCAGCAGGGAATTGTCCGTGGCGATCAATCGGGAGCATAGGCAGGATGCGTATATTTTTCTGGACTTGGCCCCGTTTTTGGAAGAAAATATATTGAAGCAGTATCTGTCGGCGCGGCTGCGGAGCGGGGTTACGGCGGATGATCTTTTGTGCGGGGTATTGCCAAACAAATTCATTCTCGCGTTTAAAGATTTGCTGGAAAGCAGAGATCCCGGGCGCATAGCTGCCGGGCTTAAGGAAAAGCGTTTTAAGGTCCTGGGGACGCGGGGTTGGAACGAGGCGGAATTCACGGCCGGCGGGATCGATACGAAAGAAGTGAAGAACGCCAGCCTTGAGTCGTCGCTGCGTAAAGGCTTGTATTTTTGCGGCGAGGCCCTGGATGTTGACGGCAAACGCGGGGGTTACAATTTAGCCTGGGCGTGGAGCTCGGGTTTTGTGGCGGGTTTAACCAAAGGGGGATGAAATGCCTTACGACAGCAGTCTGGATAAGCAATTATTCACCAAAGCGCTGGAAACCGATGGCGGTAGGATCACGGTTAGCGTGTATTCATACAATAACGGCCCGTTGAAGATGCAGATCGTCAGGGAGAACCGCGACCAGGAAGGCAATTTCCGTTTTGCCAAATTGGGAAGACTTACCAAATCCGAGGTAGAGGAGCTTCTGCCGATCATCAACGAGGGGATCACACATTTGTAAAAAAGCCGGTATGGACGGTATTGTCTTAGTCGGCCTGAACCGCAACACGGTATATACCCCGTTAGCCCTTTTATATTGCCGGGCCTGCCTTACGGAAGATAAAAAATTATCCTCCAGGGTTCGTGTGGACATTCGGGAGTACGAGTTAGAGGATTCCGAGGAATATATATTATGGGACCTGGCGAAATTCGCGCCCGGGATCGTCGGGTTTTCCTGTTATTTGTGGAATATTAAAAAAGTGCTCAAGCTCAGCCGGATGCTGCGCAAGGCAATGCCGGGGATAAAAATAGTTTTGGGCGGGCCGGAAGTATCTCCTTTAGCCAAAGGGATATTGAAGGATAATCCCTGCGTAGATCTGGTGGTCAGGGGTGAAGGCGAGTTTGCCTTTACCGATATTGCGCGGGCTTATTTGACCGGCAAGGGGCTCTCAGGGGTTAAAGGAATAACCTTTCGCAAAGGCAAAAAGGTCTTTGAAAATCCAGGGCATCCGTTTATCGCGGACCTTGATTCCATACCCAGTGCGTATTTGAATTCCGGGTATGAGTTGGCTAATCGGGAAGTATGTCTGGAAACGCAGCGCGGCTGCGTGTTCGGCTGCTGGTTCTGTTATTACAATAAAGGTTGCGCTAACTGGCGGGTTTTTTCGCTGAAGAGAGTAAAGAAAGAGCTGCTTTTTTTGCTTTCCCAGGATCAGGCGGAAATTTACCTGATGGATCCGGTCTTTAATATAGATATTAAGCGGGCCAAGGAGATATGCCGCTTCATAATTGAACACAATAAAAAACGCATCCCGTTCCATACCGAGATCCAGGCGGAATTAGTCGACGCGGAATTGGCGGCACTTTTGAAGAAAGCCTGCGTGCGCTATATCGAAGTGGGACTGCAGTCGGATGACGATAAGGTCCTGAAAAATGTCCGGCGGGCGTTTAACCGGGAAAAGTTCATCAAAGGGTTTAGCCTGCTTAAGAGTAACGGCCTGGTGGTTGAGCTGCAGTTGATCCTGGGGTTGCCCGGGGATTGTTTGGAAACATTTTTCAGGTCTTTGAAATTCGCGCTTGAACTCGATCCGCCGGTGTTGTCCGTTTTTAAGCTGCAGGTTTTGCCCGGTACGATGATACGCGAACGCGCGCGGTCGCTGGGTATTGAATATGAAGCGGAGCCGCCGTATGAATTTATCCAGAGCAGGACAATGCCTTTTAAGGATTCCATACTGGCGCAAAAAGCGGTTAATAGCGTGAGCCTTTTTCGCCGGAACAAAGCCGCGCTGAGGCTATGTAAACAAAAAGGCATAGATATGGTGCAATTGATCAGGCTCTGGCTTGATCATACGCGCTCCGATGACCATTTGCTGAATAATGAAGATAACAACGCTTTGTCCAAGGAAGCCGCCGCTTTCCTCCAGACCTGTAGACGTTGTATGTAACCATCTGCAGGATATGATGTTGGAATTAAATGTTTTATGCGGCAAATCGCAAGGAAATTAGGCGATATAACATTTATTTGTAATTATATGAGGTGTAAAATGTTACGTACAACGTCTACTGGTATATGAATCTTATTCTGATAGGAACTTTGGCTAGTCTTATTGCTGGAGCAGCCACGCTCATTGGCGCTTTGGCGGTATTTTTTATGCACCGGGTTTCCGATAAATTCCTGGATATGTCTCTGGGGTTTTCCGCCGGGGTAATGCTCGCGGCTACATTTTTCGGACTGGTCGCCCCGGCGATCAAAATGGGGGGGACTTTAAAGACAGCGGTCGGGATATTGCTGGGCGCGTTGTTCCTTATTCTTATGGAAAAAACCGTCCCGCACGTGCACAGGGTGGCCGGGGTAAAAGGCCCGCCAACGCATTTAAGCAAGACCGC encodes:
- a CDS encoding aminoacetone oxidase family FAD-binding enzyme produces the protein MEKFDVIIIGAGASGIAAAISAKKRGSSVIVCERLASMGKKILASGGGRCNLLNEELDETKYNPGSRELVKSILGQYGRDEIKKFFAGLGLFLSSENNRVFPATNQSASVLRVLELELRRLSISVEFNFEACDIRGAGVGFTVISRAGKKLQCSRLILACGGMSYPALGSNGGCYKLAENYGHKIIECVPVCVPLLVKDPFCHLLQGQKVSVTARSVVDGETRSESKGDVLFTKYGLSGTAVLDVSRELSVAINREHRQDAYIFLDLAPFLEENILKQYLSARLRSGVTADDLLCGVLPNKFILAFKDLLESRDPGRIAAGLKEKRFKVLGTRGWNEAEFTAGGIDTKEVKNASLESSLRKGLYFCGEALDVDGKRGGYNLAWAWSSGFVAGLTKGG
- a CDS encoding ATP-binding protein, with translation MIRKILASINAKSIIGLFLIVFVILMAITFANVRYQSEILQKKELESANTLADIILSAMRYPMLNGDQDIIQRQFDSYRVNLKGVTVAHLLDDQGIIRRSTDTKLIGEKTLAIRIADALVGKEFHGIEKRVRTNGLVYAKTVPIFNEKRCYPCHGSDKEVLGVLRIAMDWERVINDLKSVRNRNILFAVLGLFALNIFTAFFLINTIIKPIKDLKDGMKRASIGDFVHPLVPANRDEIGELTRMFNNMSRDLNLLLSKEKKLAEEEKVRVEHLAEMNLELNMGIEERMRSEAELRAITQRLTDIVEFLPDATFVIDKEKKVIAWNHAMEAMTGIKKADMIGKGDYAYSVPFYGIPRKILIDMVDLPLSQIEKDYKSIEIRKNTLCAETYVPLMRGGKGAYLWGISAMLFDAQGNKAGAIESIRDITERKEIEKSQRLSQVGKLAASMAHEVNNPLMIISGRAQLSLMENIANDAVKSNLMLIFQECLRAKDITQRLLKFSQPSRGVMKPIDLNKSLEEIVVIIEHQFGLDNIAIKRDYAATLPLVRGDEKQLQEVFINLLNNAHEAMEENGTIELRTRVENDFVKMEFRDTGAGMPVEVVSKLFEPFFSTKEMGTGLGISVSYSIIKAHGGQMIFDSAQGKGTTVILLIPIYKGA
- a CDS encoding B12-binding domain-containing radical SAM protein, with amino-acid sequence MDGIVLVGLNRNTVYTPLALLYCRACLTEDKKLSSRVRVDIREYELEDSEEYILWDLAKFAPGIVGFSCYLWNIKKVLKLSRMLRKAMPGIKIVLGGPEVSPLAKGILKDNPCVDLVVRGEGEFAFTDIARAYLTGKGLSGVKGITFRKGKKVFENPGHPFIADLDSIPSAYLNSGYELANREVCLETQRGCVFGCWFCYYNKGCANWRVFSLKRVKKELLFLLSQDQAEIYLMDPVFNIDIKRAKEICRFIIEHNKKRIPFHTEIQAELVDAELAALLKKACVRYIEVGLQSDDDKVLKNVRRAFNREKFIKGFSLLKSNGLVVELQLILGLPGDCLETFFRSLKFALELDPPVLSVFKLQVLPGTMIRERARSLGIEYEAEPPYEFIQSRTMPFKDSILAQKAVNSVSLFRRNKAALRLCKQKGIDMVQLIRLWLDHTRSDDHLLNNEDNNALSKEAAAFLQTCRRCM